The Nitrospirota bacterium genome contains the following window.
GCCCGCCCCGCTTCGCGGAGCGAGGCCGGGGATGGGAGAGCAACTGTGTTGTCAAGGTAAATTTTTAAGCATATATTGGGTTCCATAATACTTTATGTTTATACATTGCATTCAAAATCACCAGCATTTTCCGCATACAAGCGGTGAGCGCAACTTTTTTGGCTTTTCCGTTATGTATAAGTTTTTCATAAAATGCTTTAATGACGGGATTGCAGCGAATAGCAGCTACAGCGCCCATATAAAGCACTGCTCTCAAATGTGCTCTGCCGCCCCAAATTGTGCGTTTACCCTTGTATTTGCCGCTGTCGCAGTTCAAAGGCGCAACTCCAACCAGAGCTGCTATCTTTTTGCCGTTAAGCTTTCCCAGTTCCGGCAAGCCTGCGATCAAAGCAGATGCAAGCACTGGTCCTACTCCGGGAACACTGCGCAACAAATCTTCTTCTTCTTTGTAAATAGGACTGGATTTCAGCAAATCTTTAATCCCTTTATCAAGGTTGCTCAAAGATTGCTTTATCCAATTAATATGCTCTATTATGCTGTCAGATGCAAGCCCAGAGGTTTGCGGCAAACGGTTTGTTTCCATCGTAAGCATTGCAACAAGCTGCTCTCGTCTTTTTATCAGCAATTGCAATTGCTGAATATCAGCATCAGGCAAACTTCTAACTTCCGGCTTTACCGCTTTCCCAAAAAGAGCCAGAACCTTGGCATCAATAAGGTCAGTTTTAGCCAGTATCCCGGAAGCACGAGCAAAATCTCTCACTTGTCTTGGGTTAACAACTACGACAGGAATCTCCATGCAGGACAAAATACTGACAGCATTGTTTTGAAATCCACCACTGGCTTCAAGTATGACCAATTCAGGGGACAAATCTTTAATCTGCTGTCCCATAGCCTTGATATCTTCATCAGTTTGGTTAAAATGAAACCGTTTAGCTGTGGGATGGATGTAAACATCAAGCTGCGACTTGGAAACATCAATGCCCACCCATATTTTAGACCGATCCGTCATGATTGCACCTCCTGTTACCCTGCCTTGCAAGATTCGAGTTCTCATATTGAGACTCAGGCAACTGTTCGGGTTAATGGATTTATGAACTTGACGACCCATGCTCTCCCACGGTATTTTCTACCAAGGGTTTTTGGACGGTCTGCCAAGTTCTATATAAAACATAACATACAAGGGTTAGGGTGAGGGTTATTACGATGGCTGGCTCTGATTTGATAATGTATGAGGAAGAGTTCAAGCAGATTGATGCCGAGCTGCATAAATTATATCAGCAGGCTAATGCCAAAGTCGTCTTTCTAGTAGATAAGAATGGCCAGCTTATAGCATCTTCCGGAGAGACCCGCGATATAGATACTACTTCCCTCGCATCACTCACTGCAGGTAACATTGCAGCCACAGGCGGCATTGCTCGGCTTTTAGGAGAGAAGGAATTTACTATTCTATTTCATGAGGGCGAGAGGGATAACATACATATATCACTTATTGGCCAGCGTATTATACTCGTTGTTGTATTCGACCAGCGCTCATCTCTTGGCCTTGTGAGGTTGAGGGTAAAGAAGACTTCGGATGCTATTGGAAGGATCTTCGATTCTATTGTAGGTAAAGCTGAGAAAGAGAAGGCCGAAGGGAAGATTGAAGAGTTTCCTTTTGCTGAAATAAGCGACGAGGATATAGACAATCTCTTCAGATAGGTGCAATAGGTGTCGTTTATAAATTACTCTTCACGTGAAATTAACTGTAAAATTGTTTATTATGGCCCGGGCCTTGGCGGCAAGACTACAAACCTCCAGTTTATATATAAAAAGACAAACCCTGTGCAGAAAGGGAAATTAATTTCCCTTGCCACTGAGACTGAAAGGACTCTGTTTTTTGACTTCCTTCCCCTTGCCCTCGGCGACATCAAAGGCTTTAGAATAAGATTCCATTTGTATACGGTCCCGGGGCAGGTCTTTTATGCTGCGAGCCGCAAGCTCATCTTAAAAGGAGTCGACGGTGTTGTTTTTGTTGCTGACAGCCAGATAGAGAGGATGGAAGCCGATATAGAGAGCCTGGAAGACCTTAAACTTAATCTTGCCGAACAGGGTTATGAACTTATAAAGCTGCCTTTTACAATCCAATACAATAAACGGGACCTTCCCAGCATCGCACCCATTGAGGAGATGAACAAGATTTTAAATCCTGACGGTGTCCCCTGGTTTGAGGCAGTAGCTATTAATGGGAGCGGCGTTTTTGAGACCCTGAAAAACGTTGCCAAACAAGTATTAATGGAATTAAAGAAACACTACTAACCTCTCTACGACTCATCGACCCTCAGTCAAGCATCTCTTTTTGGGAAGAAACGTAGCTTTACAAGTAAAGCATTTAATTAGTAATATAATATTTCAGAGTCCCTTAATGCGTTAAGCGTAATCCGTGATGCGTCACTCATCACGCATCACGCATCACGGATTTAGGAGAGGTGGCCGAGTGGTCGAAGGCAGCCGCCTGCTAAGCGGTTGTCCCGAGAAATCGGGACCCAGGGTTCAAATCCCTGCCTCTCCGCCAGGAAATCCGCTTAGTTACGAGTGGATTTCACAAATAACAAATAACTGAGTGGGAGGTTAAGATGGTGAAATTTTTATCAGTAATAATTGCGATAGTGTTTTTGTTCTCGGTTGGTGCCTGCAAGAAGAAAGAGGAGAAACCCGTCCCTAAAGCCCCTGGCATGACAGGACCTATTATTGTACCTACCGATGTACCAACGGGCCACGGCAAAGCCGAATCAAAGGGCGAGACTCAGGTGCTTGTTCCTGCTGATGTAAAGGACAAGTGGAGTGCCGTGAAACTTATAATTGAAGATAAAGTTTCGAAAAAGACCCGGGAGTTTACTGTCAAGCTTGGAGATGAGCTCAATATTCCGAATTCGAACCTGAAAGTCAAGGTAGGCGATTTCCTTCCAGATTTTAAAATGACAGATAGTCAGACTATTACATCATCTTCAAACAAGCCCAACAACCCAGCAGTTGGGGTAAAGGTATTTGAAGGCGACAAGCAAATATTTCCTGATTCCGGGAAATGGGGCTGGCTCTATGCGAAATTTCCTACAATACATCCATTCCAGCATGAAAAATATGGCCTGACACTGAAAGAGGGAGTGCCAAAGGGATAGCGCCCATAGCTCAGCTGGATAGAGCGGCGGACTACGAATCCGTAGGTCGGGGGTTCGAATCCTCCTGGGCGCGCCAACTAAGACAGTGAATGGTTATTTGTGATTAGTGGATAGAAAAGAACAGGACATCTATTTTATGAGGTTGGCCATTGAAGAAGCCAGGGCTGCTTTTAACGAGGATGAAATTCCTGTAGGCGCGGTATTAGTTAATAATGGAGCGGTAATTGCGAGGGCACACAACACGAGAGAGTTTACCTCTGACCCAACAGCCCATGCAGAAATCCTGGCCATTAAAGAGGGTGCAGAACGCTTAGGAAGCTGGCGTCTCGCTCAGGCTACCCTTTATGTTACAAAGGAGCCCTGTATAATGTGTGCGGGAACTATGGTTAATGCAAGACTCGGCAGACTCGTCTATGGATGCAAAGATATTAAAGGCGGGGCAATAGAGAGCTTGTACAATATAGTTTCTGACCCAAGGCTTAACCATCGAGTAGAAGTTATCTCAGGTGTCCTTGAAGATGAGTGCGCAGAGATTTTGCAGTGCTTTTTTAAGTCTCGAAGATGATTTAAAACTTTAAACTTTTAACTTGGAACTTTAAACTATCTTTTGTGGAGGAGTGGCCGAGTGGCTTAAGGCGCTGCTCTCGAAAAGCAGTATCCCGAAAGGGATCGTGGGTTCAAATCCTACCTCCTCCGCTCGACGTACCAACCTTTCCTGTCTCTATTTTTTACCACTAAACATCAAGTTGATTTAAAAACCTTCTATCGGTTAATATTTCAAGGGCAGATAAAGAGTTGAAAGTTAAAAGTTAAGAGTTGAAAGACAAAAACAACATTTTTTATTTTTAACTTTTCACGTCTAACTTTCAACTTATATAGTGGAGAGGTGTCCGAGAGGCCGAAGGAGCACGACTGGAAATCGTGTAGGGGCTCTAAAAGGTTCCTCGTGGGTTCAAATCCCACCCTCTCCGCCAGGAAAGACAGTTAAGAGTTGAGAAAAATTCACATAACTTTTTACTTCCAACATGAGTTGGGGTTTTTATGCAGTCAGACTTTTGGGCCCTGCGCAGCGGCGGTCTGTGAACTCCGTCAGGTCCGGAAGGAAGCAGCGGTAAACAGTTACCACGGGTGCCGCAGGTATACCTGAAAGCCTGGCTGCATAGAGGCATGTTAAGAGAGTTAAGAGTTAAAAGTTAAAAGTTATGAGTTACTTAGTTCTTGCGAGAAAATGGCGGCCTCAGAGTTTTGATGACCTTATTGGTCAGGAGGCTGCATCCAGGACTTTGAAAAACGCCCTTTCCCATGGGAAGGTGGCACATGCCTATCTATTTTCAGGCCCCAGGGGAGTGGGAAAAACCTCTACAGCAAGGATCCTTGCCAAGGCCTTAAATTGCTTTGAAGGCCCTACAGCCAACCCCTGCGGGCAGTGTCAGAACTGTAAGGCAGTATCTGATGGTTATTCCGTAGATGTCTTTGAAATAGACGGTGCTTCCAATAACAGTGTCGATGACATACGGGAGCTGAGGGAGGCTGTAAAATATGCGCCCTCATCTGGCAGATACAGGATATATATAATAGATGAAGTCCATATGCTTTCAGAATCGGCCTTTAACGCACTTTTAAAAACCCTGGAGGAGCCACCTGGCCATGTAGTTTTCATCTTTGCCACTACTGCACCGAAAAAGATACCTGCTACGATTCTCTCGCGCTGTCAGCACCTCGCTTTCCACAGAATTCCTAAAGGCATTATAAAAGACAGGCTTTCAAAGATAGCAGAGGCAGAAGACATAAAGATCAAACAGGAAGCCATCGAGATGATAGCGAGGGCCTCTGATGGAAGTATGAGAGATGCCCTGACCATTCTTGACCAGGCCGTCTCTTTCAGCAACGATATAGGATAAAAAGAACTACAGTCCCTTCTGGGCTTACCCGAGGTCGAGATAATTTCGAAACTAACTGAGGGCCTTTTAGATGGGAACGTTGTCAATGGACTGTCTCTGATAAATGATTTAACAGAGAGGGGCTATGATTTGCGGCTTATTGCCAGAGAGCTTATTGAATATATGCGGAACATAGCGATAGTTAAAATCATGGATAATCCGGAATATCTCCTTGATTTTACAAAAGATGAAATAGAAGGTTATAAGAATCAGGCTTCAAAGGCTAATGTGGAGGAACTTACACTGCTGCTCAGTGAACTTTTAAAACTTGAAAGCGATATAAGAACCACAACAAACCCGAGGTATCTCCTTGAACTGGGCCTTATTCGCGCATCTTTCATAAAAGGGATGACATCTATTGGAGATGTCCTGAGCAGGCTTGATGCTTTATCGAATGAACAGAAGTCGGCCCGCCCCGCCCCGGCCTCGCCCTGCGAAGCGGGGGCCGGGGAAATCAGGTCTGTCCTTAAACCCGAGAGAAAGGCATCACCTGATGAAGCAGTAAAACCTGTGGAGTTAGAGATTCGCCAGGATAAAAATGTAAATATTATGGAACCAGAAGAATTATTACAGAATGTTATCAAAAAAATCGAAGGGGAAAACCATCTCCTGGCCTGTAAACTCATGGAGGCAGAGGTGGTTGGCCTCACAGAAAAAGAGTTTACCATAGGCTTCAATGGCGGTCTTGCGGTTTTGGCAGATGCCGTGAAAAAGGATATAAGCACGGTAGAATCAGTGATAAAAGAACTTACAGGCAATAAGCTGAAGGTAAAAATTATTTCCCTTAAAGGCGAGAAGAGAGAAAATGACACCAGGAAAACAAAGGAGAATATTTTCTCGGACCCCATTGTGAAAAAAACCCTTGAACTCTTTAACGGGAAACTTTTAGAAATAAAATCCCTTGAGGGATCGTCAGAAAATAACGGAGGTTGAAATGTCTAAAAAATTTCTGGGAGACATTATGCGTGAGGCGCAGAGGCTACAGGCTGAGATGGGGAAGGTTC
Protein-coding sequences here:
- a CDS encoding IS110 family transposase translates to MTDRSKIWVGIDVSKSQLDVYIHPTAKRFHFNQTDEDIKAMGQQIKDLSPELVILEASGGFQNNAVSILSCMEIPVVVVNPRQVRDFARASGILAKTDLIDAKVLALFGKAVKPEVRSLPDADIQQLQLLIKRREQLVAMLTMETNRLPQTSGLASDSIIEHINWIKQSLSNLDKGIKDLLKSSPIYKEEEDLLRSVPGVGPVLASALIAGLPELGKLNGKKIAALVGVAPLNCDSGKYKGKRTIWGGRAHLRAVLYMGAVAAIRCNPVIKAFYEKLIHNGKAKKVALTACMRKMLVILNAMYKHKVLWNPIYA
- a CDS encoding roadblock/LC7 domain-containing protein, which gives rise to MAGSDLIMYEEEFKQIDAELHKLYQQANAKVVFLVDKNGQLIASSGETRDIDTTSLASLTAGNIAATGGIARLLGEKEFTILFHEGERDNIHISLIGQRIILVVVFDQRSSLGLVRLRVKKTSDAIGRIFDSIVGKAEKEKAEGKIEEFPFAEISDEDIDNLFR
- a CDS encoding gliding-motility protein MglA → MSFINYSSREINCKIVYYGPGLGGKTTNLQFIYKKTNPVQKGKLISLATETERTLFFDFLPLALGDIKGFRIRFHLYTVPGQVFYAASRKLILKGVDGVVFVADSQIERMEADIESLEDLKLNLAEQGYELIKLPFTIQYNKRDLPSIAPIEEMNKILNPDGVPWFEAVAINGSGVFETLKNVAKQVLMELKKHY
- a CDS encoding DUF2155 domain-containing protein, with protein sequence MVKFLSVIIAIVFLFSVGACKKKEEKPVPKAPGMTGPIIVPTDVPTGHGKAESKGETQVLVPADVKDKWSAVKLIIEDKVSKKTREFTVKLGDELNIPNSNLKVKVGDFLPDFKMTDSQTITSSSNKPNNPAVGVKVFEGDKQIFPDSGKWGWLYAKFPTIHPFQHEKYGLTLKEGVPKG
- the tadA gene encoding tRNA adenosine(34) deaminase TadA, with amino-acid sequence MRLAIEEARAAFNEDEIPVGAVLVNNGAVIARAHNTREFTSDPTAHAEILAIKEGAERLGSWRLAQATLYVTKEPCIMCAGTMVNARLGRLVYGCKDIKGGAIESLYNIVSDPRLNHRVEVISGVLEDECAEILQCFFKSRR
- the dnaX gene encoding DNA polymerase III subunit gamma/tau translates to MSYLVLARKWRPQSFDDLIGQEAASRTLKNALSHGKVAHAYLFSGPRGVGKTSTARILAKALNCFEGPTANPCGQCQNCKAVSDGYSVDVFEIDGASNNSVDDIRELREAVKYAPSSGRYRIYIIDEVHMLSESAFNALLKTLEEPPGHVVFIFATTAPKKIPATILSRCQHLAFHRIPKGIIKDRLSKIAEAEDIKIKQEAIEMIARASDGSMRDALTILDQAVSFSNDIG